The DNA region GCTCGCGATGTCGCTCGTGGACGCGGCGACTGTCATTATCGGGACGCCGACGGTGCTGACGGGGGCGCATCCGGCCGCGGTGTACGCCGCGTATCTCGCCAACGCGCTGAGGCCGAAGACGAGGTTCGCGGGGATAGTCGGGTCGTATAGCTGGGGTGGCCGTGCGGTCGAGCAGGTCAAGGGGATGCTGACGAATCTCAAGGTCGAACTGTTCGAGCCGGTCATCGCGAAGGGACGCCCGAAGTCGGCCGACTTCGAGGCCCTCGACAGTCTGGCGGACGCGGTGGCGGCAAAGCACAAGGAGCACAAACTGGTCTGAGACGGAGGTAGCACGATGTACGTCCTGGCTGTGATCGGGTCACCGCGAAAGGGCGGAAATACCGACGTACTGGTGGACAAGGCCATCGGGGGCGCGCGCTCGTCGGGTGCTCAGGTGGAGAAGGTGTATCTCAGCGACCTGGATATCGGGCCGTGCGACGCCTGCATGGGCTGCGAGAATACCGGCGAATGCGTCAAGCCGGACGACATGCAGGACCTTTTTCCAAAGATCCTGAGGGCGGACGGACTAATAATCGGCACTCCCGTGTACTGGTGGGGACCGACGGCGCAGACGAAGCTGTTCGTCGACCGCTGGTATTCCCTTCAGTTCAAGGAGGCTTCGATGAAAGGGAAGAAGATGGCGGTTATCGCCCCGTATGGAGACGACGACCCCGCCACGGCCCGCCACGTGTTCGGAATGTTCCAGGACGCCGCGGACTACCTGGGCGTCGACCTGGTGGGCACCTGCGGCGCCACAGCCAACGACAAGGGCGAGGTCGCGTCCAACGAGGTGGCCCTCAAGCGCGCGCTTTACCTTGGGAAACTCGTAGCCGCTGGCGGCCAGGTCCACGGGTAGCCGCTCGCCGGGGTGACCGGCGCCGGTGCCCACCGGACCGGCCGGAGGTCTATTCCTTTACGGTCGCCTGTGCTGCTATCCCTCGAATTCTCTCGAGCCGATCCGCCAGTATGTCTCGTTCCGCCACGACACGCAGGTAGTCGTCCAGCGTCACCTTACGCCCGCCCGTGTCGTCGCCGGACGGGTTGCGCCCCACCGGGGTGTCGCCTACACGGGGCGACGGCAGCTCGGACTCCAGCGCCCTCGTGACCCTCGCGGCGAATTCCTCCCAGCGCGGCAGGAGAAGGCGCGGGCACGCCTTCCCACTCCACTTCTTGTGGGGGACCATCCTCTCGATACCTAGACCCATGCGCCTGAGCAGCCACGCGATGAGCCGAACGGCATTGGCTTCGGCCGCCTCCCTGTCGCCGTCGCCGTTCTCGCATATCTCGATCCCGATGGAAGTCGAATTCCCAGGCCCGTTTCCCCCGTCCCCCGCGTGGTACGCAACCTCGTCGACGGGCAGGTGCTGCACGATGTGCCGGTCGTCGACGGTGAAGTGCCACGACGCGGGAATGGATGCCGCCGCGCCTTTCAGGTAGCCGGCGTGTGCGAGCGCCGTCGC from Bacillota bacterium includes:
- a CDS encoding flavodoxin family protein, with the translated sequence MYVLAVIGSPRKGGNTDVLVDKAIGGARSSGAQVEKVYLSDLDIGPCDACMGCENTGECVKPDDMQDLFPKILRADGLIIGTPVYWWGPTAQTKLFVDRWYSLQFKEASMKGKKMAVIAPYGDDDPATARHVFGMFQDAADYLGVDLVGTCGATANDKGEVASNEVALKRALYLGKLVAAGGQVHG
- a CDS encoding N-acetylmuramoyl-L-alanine amidase, whose amino-acid sequence is MEVIRDFIPKGRRNRPGRLMRPEWITVHDTANPRAGATALAHAGYLKGAAASIPASWHFTVDDRHIVQHLPVDEVAYHAGDGGNGPGNSTSIGIEICENGDGDREAAEANAVRLIAWLLRRMGLGIERMVPHKKWSGKACPRLLLPRWEEFAARVTRALESELPSPRVGDTPVGRNPSGDDTGGRKVTLDDYLRVVAERDILADRLERIRGIAAQATVKE